GTGCAGTCCGCGCCAGAGGCCACGCTGATTTTCCTTGCTGCGAATGGGAGGCGCACACTTGAGTAGCGTGTTGCCGTCGGCGATCTCTTCTGCAGCAAAGTGTAGATAGTGAGGGCAGGTCTCGACTGTGATGGGGAGGCCTGCTTTGCGGGCGGATTTCAACTCGGCCAGGGCGAGCGCGGTGGAGAGGTGAACGATGTGCAGACGGAAGCTGTACTGGCGGCAGAGGCGGATCATCAGGCGAATGGCCTGAAGTTCGGCTTCGTCGGGGCGCGACGCCAGGTAGGTCGGGTACTGTCGCCAGTCTGCGTTGCGCAGTGATTGAGTTGCAGCATCGATCGGAGCTGCTAACTCTGCGTGCACTAGTAACGGAAGGCCGGATTGGGCAACGGATGGCAGCGCGGCTTCCAGTTGTTGCTGGTCGATCATGGTGAAGCCGTCGCAGCCGGGATAGATGAGGAAACATTTGAAGCCGAGGACTCCGGCCTGTGCGAGGGGGAGGATGTGTTGCTGATTGTCTGCGACTGCTCCTCCCCAGGGTGCCCAGTCTACGAAGCACTCGCCGCTTGCGGCCTCGCGCTTTTCTTCGAGGGCGGCAACGGTGGTGGTCTCTGGGAGGCAGTTGAGTGGCATGTCGACGAGTGTGGTGTAGCCTCCTGCGGCTGCGGCGCGGGTTGCCGTGCGGAAGCCCTCCCATTCGGTGCGCCCCGGCTGGTTGATGTGGACGTGGGAATCGACGAGACCGGGGAGGAGAGCATCATTGCCGCAGTCGTCAACGATGGTGTCAGCGGGGATCTCTGACTGGCGGCAAATGGCGCATATGGTTCCGTCGTCTACGAGGAGCGCGCCGGGCTGCGTGCCCTGTGGGGTGACGATGCGTTTTGAGAGAAAGGCATGTGCCATAATTTGATTATTCCGTTTACTTCCGCTGCGCCGTGTGGCTTAAGGATACCGAGTCAAATGCAGGGCAACCCAGTCTTTATGCAGAGAGCGATCGCGCTGGCAACGGAGAACGTCACCTCCGGTCGCGGAGGGCCGTTTGGCGCGGTGATTGTGCGCGACGGCGAGATCGTTGCTACAGGCGCGAACCTGGTCACAGCGACCAATGACCCGACGGCGCATGGCGAGATTGTAGCAATCCGCAATGCGTGCCAGATGCTTGGGACGTTTCAGCTGACGGGATGCCATATCTATACCAGCTGTGAGCCTTGTCCGATGTGTCT
The nucleotide sequence above comes from Tunturibacter empetritectus. Encoded proteins:
- the allB gene encoding allantoinase AllB, which gives rise to MAHAFLSKRIVTPQGTQPGALLVDDGTICAICRQSEIPADTIVDDCGNDALLPGLVDSHVHINQPGRTEWEGFRTATRAAAAGGYTTLVDMPLNCLPETTTVAALEEKREAASGECFVDWAPWGGAVADNQQHILPLAQAGVLGFKCFLIYPGCDGFTMIDQQQLEAALPSVAQSGLPLLVHAELAAPIDAATQSLRNADWRQYPTYLASRPDEAELQAIRLMIRLCRQYSFRLHIVHLSTALALAELKSARKAGLPITVETCPHYLHFAAEEIADGNTLLKCAPPIRSKENQRGLWRGLHDGTIDMIVTDHSPCPPDMKRTDTGRFDQAWGGIASLSLALSIIHTECFNRGDTLEDITRWMSSAPAALAGLAHQAGALQPGRDANFIRFDTEATFAVTPDKLHYRHAISPYLGETLRGIVKATYLRGELVYHEGAFAPTPQGREVKL
- a CDS encoding nucleoside deaminase, with the protein product MQGNPVFMQRAIALATENVTSGRGGPFGAVIVRDGEIVATGANLVTATNDPTAHGEIVAIRNACQMLGTFQLTGCHIYTSCEPCPMCLAAIYWARCEAIFYGNCAADAAAAGFDDAFLYEEMKLPVDQRKIPAFNLLPEQAISSFEAWRERAGRIDY